Within the Candidatus Sulfotelmatobacter sp. genome, the region TCATAGGAATTCGATCCCGCCGCGACCGTACCGCGTCCTGAGACGGTCGAGTCGGCTGAATATGTGGACGAGAATGAGTTTCCAAAGCTGGTTGACCCTTCGTCGTTGACGTCGATCTTGCCGGGACTGAAGGTGCCGCTGGTATTGGTGAACTCGGCGATGTCGTCTTCCTCCGTATCAGAGTTGAAGTTAAACCCTGTCAGATTCATCCCGTACCCTTGCCCCGACGCCAATGATGGGCTCCCGCCTTGCAGATAAGCGACCCCGTCGGTCGCCCCGCCGCCGTCAACTTCCAGAATCTGAAGGCCGCCGCTCGACGGATATACGGCGAACTGGCAACTGCTGCACCCGCTTCCACTGTCACCCTTCACAAAGCCGTTCATCGTGATCAGCGAGCGTCCTCCGGTGAGCGTGCTGTAGCCGCCACTAAAGCCGGGCACTTCGAAGGCCGTACCGGCATCGTTGATATCCTGCACCGAAGAAGTGGTGATGTTCCCCGCCCCGTCGGTGACCAGCAGACCTACAGACGTGAACGGTGATCCAACTACAATGTCGAAGCCTGCCACCGCGAATACGTTATTGCCGGTGGGAATTGACGACGATTGTGAGAAAACTTCGCCGCTTACTACAGGAAGAGAATCGATTTCAATAAACTTCAATTCGGTGGGGCTTACCGGGTAGACATCAAAGCTGTAGGTGTTGCCGGCCGTGGTGATTGTGGCCGTGCCCGGAACCGTGCCTAAGTTGATTGAGCCACCGGTGATAGCGGTGCCGCTGGTTCCGTAAAGGGAAACGCAGTTGCTGTTAACGTCTTCAATCCCGGTGATGTTGCCACTAGAGTCAACAGTAAAGGCTCCAACCGTGGCGAAGGGTAGAGTGCCGCCGACGCTGCCATTGCCGCACACGGCCCCGGTTCCATTAGTGCTGGTGCCGCTGAAATTGAAAACGTAAGATTGCCCATTGATGCTGCTCTGCGCGACTGTGGTCTGCAATTCCAGCGTGCCGCTGCCACTGCCGTTGCTGTCGAACTCCGTGATCAGGCCGCCCTCGCTCGACGTGAGAACAAAGTCAAAGTTGAAAGTCCCTGCTGCGCTTGTCAGGGTGATCAGGCCGCTACCGCTTGATGGCCGTCCGTCCGCGCCGACGCTGTAGCTGCCTGCCGTGATCGCTTGGGCCGGAGCCACACCGATTGCGGGATCGTTAATATCCATGGTGCCGCCACTGATTCCGCCCTTGCCATCTGCGGTGAAACTTCCGGTAACTGCCAAGAGTTCGCCGGTTGTGCTGTCGCTGCCGGTCGTCGAAAAGACGTAGGTGCCGCTCAAGTTGCTGTCGCTGAATCCCCCGGTCGGAGGCGCCGAACCCGAGCCGGAACTGCTTCCGCAACCTGCGAGTGCGGCGAGTGAGGAAAGAATGATGGCTAGAACGAAGCGATTGCGTAACGGCATAACATCCCCCTGGAAGAGTTTTGGCGCAGAGCTGGGTCTTCTGAGCTCAGGTTAGCACGGTTGAGTTACCGCTAGCTTCAACCCGAACCCAGACGATTAGTAGCGCGGGAAGAAAAATATTTTCGAGATTTACATCTCTTTACGAATCAGTTTTTCTTGTGAAACGGCCTGGTACAACGAATCCCGTCACCGAGGGACTTCCGCCACCTGCGCGGCCAGACCGCGTAAGGACTCTTCATACGGAGCTCGCGCGATCCCTTTTTCTGTGATGATGGCCGCCACGTACTTTGCCGGCGTCACATCGAACGCTGGATTCTCTACTTCCACGCCGTCCGGCACCATCCGTTTCCCGGCGATGTGCGTAACTTCGCGACCGTTGCGCTGCTCAATCGGAATCCGGCTACCATCAGGACAAGCGAGATCGACAGTCGAAATCGGCGCGGCTACATAGAATGGAATGCCGTGCTCCTTCGCCAGGATGGCCACCGTGTATGTGCCGATTTTGTTGGCCACATCGCCGTTAGCCGCAATGCGGTCGGCGCCCACCACAATCGCCCCGATCTTGCCCTGGCTCATCATCGCCCCGGCCATGTTGTCGGAAATCACGGTGGTCGGGATGCCGTCTTTCATCAACTCCCACGCCGTGAGCCGCGAGCCTTGCAGAAACGGACGGGTCTCGTCGGCGTACACATGAATTCTCTTTCCCTGCTCAACGGCCGCGCGGATCACACCCAGCGCCGTGCCATATCCCGCCGTTGCCAGCGCTCCAGCGTTGCAGTGCGTGAGCACTCCGCCCGAGCTGGGCATAAGCGTTGCGCCGTGGCGTCCCATAGCCTGGTTGGCCGCAATGTCTTCCGCGTGCATGCGCTGGGCTTCTTCGATCAGGTCGCGCCTGATTTGCGGAATGGATCGGATGCGGATGTTCTCGAACTTTTCCTGCATGCGTCGAATCGCCCAGAACAGATTTACCGCCGTCGGCCGCGTCTTGCCGATGAGATCGCAGATCTGGTCGAAGTCGCGCTTCAGATCTCCGATAGATTCCGCGCCGGAATTGTTTACGCCCAGCGCGATTCCCATAGCGGCCGCCACGCCAATCGCGGGTGCGCCGCGCACCACCATGTTGCGAATGACATCGGCGACCTGCTCATGCGTCTTGCAGGTCACATAAACTTCTTCCATGGGCAGCTTCGTTTGATCGATGAAGCGTACGCCTTGGTCGGTCCATTCCAGGGTTTGAATCATAGGTCGGTCGTTGGTCAGTCGTTTGTCGTCAGTCGTTGCTCGTTGGTCGATGCATGCCGGCGTCGGTTTCGTCGTTTTGCAGCACGTGCTCTTTGCGTACATCGTTCGCCGTGAAAATCGAACTGAACGGAGCGGGTGCAGCCGCCTTTTCTACGTTCGGACGTCCCTTCGCTTCTTCCCGCTCCACCAGGCAGATCACGCCGACCACGTCGAATCCGAACTCGCGCGCCGCCTCAATCGCCAGCACGGTCGATGCCCCGGTGGTGCAGACATCATCGACAATCACGACTCGCGCGCCCTTCTCGCGGAAACCTTCGATACGCCGGCCGGTGCCGTGCTGCTTTTCGGCCTTGCGCACCAGAAATCCATCTAGTTCGCCGCTCACCACGGCGACCGCGACCACAATCGGATCCGCGCCCATGGTGAGCCCGCCAATGGCCCGTGCGTTCCATCCCCGCTGCCGGATTTCCTCCAGGAAAACTTCCCCGGTTAGTCGCGATCCCTTCGCGTCCAGCGTAGTGGTTCGGCAGTCGATGTAGTAATCGCTGGTCCCGCCCGAAGAAAGTTTGAAGTCGCCCAGGCGAAACGACTTGTGGGCAAGGGTGCGGAGCAGTTTCTGACGCGCCGAAGGCATGAAAATCTACGATATCACGAGGGAAGGCTTCGGGCTCTCGGCTTCCGGCGCACAAATGCGCGGCGAACGGGGCCTGCATGTTAACCTGAAATATTGCGGTCAGTTCGACGACGTGCCGCGGCCGGCTTCTCTCAGACTTAATTCGAGGTACGACATTGCAGAGTTTGCTCAGGTTTTCACGTTCCACTTATTCTGGACTTCTTCTTTCAGCGCTTGCGATCATCGCCTTCACAGCAGCCTCGTTCGCCGACGGCACTCGCACCTGGGAGCAGTCAAAATTCGAAGACCTCACTAAAGGTACGGCCACCGGCGTAGCCATCCGCAGCTCCGGCGGTCTGGAGCTGGCTCCGTCGTTCAAATTGCTGTACGCGACGCCGTCGACCTACATCTGGGCCGTTGCCGCGGATGATGCGGGAAATGTCTATGCCGCGACCGGCTCTCCGGCGCGAGTCTACCGAATCGCGCCGGATGGACAGGCGACCATCGTGTTCGAGCCGAAGGAACTTCAGGTCCAGGCGCTCGTTGTCGCGCCTGGCGGCGTAATCTATGCAGCCACGGCGCCCGACGGAAAGGTCTACAAGATCGAGCATAAGCCCCGGCAAAAAGCGGTCGCGCCCAAGTCAGACAAGAGTTCAGACAAGATTTCCGATAACGACACTCCGAAAGATCCCGCGAAGCCTGCGCTCGACCCAACCTGGAGTTCGTCAGAATACTTGGCGCCCGGCACCAAGTACATCTGGGATCTTGTTCTCGATAAGTCTGGAAATCTCTACGTTGCCACCGGCGATCACGGCGAGATCTACAAAGTGACGACGAAGGGCGAGCACTCCGTTTTCTTTAAGAGCGACGACACCCATATCCGGGTGCTCGCGCTCGATGCTCAGGGCAACCTGATTGCCGGCACCGATGGCAGCGGCTTGATCTACCGGATCTCTCCCGCGGGCGAGGGATTTGTACTTTACAGCGCTGCCAAGAAGGAAATCACGGCGCTGGCTCTCGATCGCGCGGGCAATATCTATGCCGCAGGGGTAGGCGAAAAGCGTGCCGGAGCGGCGACCTCCCCGGCCGGCACAACTTCTTCGATCATGACCATGAGTTCAAGCGCCGCGTCAAGCTCCTCGCCAACTCCGGGAATGACTCTCACGCTGACGCCCAGCCCGTCCCCGGCAGGCCAGTTCTCATTTCCCGGCGTCGGCGCAAGCGGCGGCTCCGACATTTATCGAATTGCCCCTGACGGTTCGCCGTCGCGGCTGTGGAGTTCACATGAAGACATTGTTTATGCCTTGGCCTTCGATTCGCATGAGCATCTACTGGCCGGAACGGGAAATCGCGGCCACATTTTCGCCGTGCAACGTCAGGATGAATTTTCCGATCTGCTGAAATCTCCGGCCTCGCAAGTGACCGGCTTCGCCAAGGCTCCCGGTGGGGGGCTCTACGCCGCCAGCAGTAACCTGGGAAAGATTTTTGTCCTGGGTCCGGGTCCAGAAAACGAAGGCACGTACGAAAGCGATGTGTTCGACGCAAAAATATTTTCGCGCTGGGGCCGAGCCGAGTTCCGCGGCACCGGCAACGTCGAGCTGTTGGCACGCAGCGGCAACGTCGACAATCCCGACCGCAATTGGAGTGCATGGAAGCAAGTGAATCTCGCCAAGGATTCTGAGACTGGGGTTCCCGCCGCACGCTACGCCCAGTGGAAAGCCGTGCTGCACGCGGGAAGCATGCGGCCCGAGGTCGACACCGTTACCTTGAACTACCTACCGAAAAATGTTGCGCCGGAGATCGAGGACGTTTCGGTGCAGGTAGGAGTTCGCTATCAGCCAATCCAGAAATCGGCCGGCCTTAATCTGGGCGCCGACCTGAGCGGATCATCGGGTGGACATTTCGAGTCGCCGGTGCCGAGCACGCACGACCGCGAATCCATTGGAGTGAAGTGGAACGCGCATGACGAGAACGACGATCAGCTCGTGTATTCCGTCTACTATCGCGGCGATGGTGAGACACGCTGGCTCCTTTTAAAAGATAACTTATCCGACAAAGCGTATTCTTTTGACGCCAGCCTGCTGCCGGATGGCGGCTATATAGTGGAAGTCGTGGCTTCGGATGCGCCGTCGCACTCTCCCGGCGAGGCCCTGACTGCGACCAGAGAGAGCCGCCGCTTTGAGGTCGATACGACATCCCCGCGCATCGAGAACCTGGCAGGGACCATTGAAGGCTCGCAGATCCACGTGCGCTTCCGCGCAGAGGATGGATTTTCTACGATCAAACGCGCCGAGTATTCCGTCGATGCCGGCGACTGGAAATACGTGGAGCCGGTCGGCCAACTGTCGGATGCGAAAACGGAAGACTATGATTTCAAAGTGGCGCTGGAGTCGGAGCGGGACTCGGTGATTAACTCGGCCATGGGTTCGGGGAAAGACGAATCCGAGCACGTGGTGGTGGTCCGGGTCTACGACAAGTACGACAACATGGGTGCCGCGAAGACTTTGTTGAAACGCTGATGGATTTATCCGGCGGCGAGATATACATAGCGCAGTACGAACAGCGCCGTCAGAATCCAAATCACGACACTCACTTCGCGTAACTTCCCGGCTGCCACTTTCACCAGCGTGTAAGAAATCAATCCGAAACTTAGACCGGTGGCGATACTGAACGTCAGGGGCGTGGCCAGCAACGTGACGAAAGCTGGAACCGCTTCGGTAAATTCTTTCCAGTCGACCCGGCCTATGGATTCTGTCATCAGCGCGCCGACGAGCATTAGGGCTGGGGCCGTTGCATATCCGGGGATGGCGGCAGCCAGTGGCGAACAAAAAACCGCGAGAAGAAAGAAGCCGGCGACGAACACATTGCTCAACCCGGTGCGCGCCCCCGCAGCAACTCCGGCCGCACTTTCAATGTAACTGGTTACAGTGGAAGTCCCGGTCAACGAGCCGATGATCGTGCCTACCGCATCCGAAACCAGAGCGCGGCCGACTCGCGGAATCTTACCGTCCTTCACGAATCCGCCTTGCTCACTGACTCCAACCAGCGTCCCGACATTGTCGAACAGATCGACAAACTGAAAGACAAATGCGATTTCAAGCAGGCCCAGGTGAAGAGCGCCGCGCACGTCGAGTTGCAGCCATGTGCTGGAAGGATGCGGCAATGAAAAGATCGAGCTTGGCCAGGCGGACATGCCGCGAAAAATCCCAAGCAGCGTGGTGGCAAAGATTCCGATCAGGATCGCGCCATTGACCTTGCGTGTCATGAGAATGAGCATGATGGCCAGCCCGACGCAAGCGAGCTGAGTCTCGCGATCGGAAAAGCTGCCGAGGCCGACGAAGGTCGCGGAGTTTGCGACTACCACCTTGGCATTGCGCAAGCCCACAAAGGCAATGAACATCCCAATGCCGCCGGCGGTTGAGTACTTGAGGCAATCCGGAATGCCGTTGACGATTTGCTCG harbors:
- the mtnA gene encoding S-methyl-5-thioribose-1-phosphate isomerase codes for the protein MIQTLEWTDQGVRFIDQTKLPMEEVYVTCKTHEQVADVIRNMVVRGAPAIGVAAAMGIALGVNNSGAESIGDLKRDFDQICDLIGKTRPTAVNLFWAIRRMQEKFENIRIRSIPQIRRDLIEEAQRMHAEDIAANQAMGRHGATLMPSSGGVLTHCNAGALATAGYGTALGVIRAAVEQGKRIHVYADETRPFLQGSRLTAWELMKDGIPTTVISDNMAGAMMSQGKIGAIVVGADRIAANGDVANKIGTYTVAILAKEHGIPFYVAAPISTVDLACPDGSRIPIEQRNGREVTHIAGKRMVPDGVEVENPAFDVTPAKYVAAIITEKGIARAPYEESLRGLAAQVAEVPR
- the pyrE gene encoding orotate phosphoribosyltransferase gives rise to the protein MPSARQKLLRTLAHKSFRLGDFKLSSGGTSDYYIDCRTTTLDAKGSRLTGEVFLEEIRQRGWNARAIGGLTMGADPIVVAVAVVSGELDGFLVRKAEKQHGTGRRIEGFREKGARVVIVDDVCTTGASTVLAIEAAREFGFDVVGVICLVEREEAKGRPNVEKAAAPAPFSSIFTANDVRKEHVLQNDETDAGMHRPTSND
- a CDS encoding NCS2 family permease, with the protein product MIERYFRLTENRTTVRREFLGGLTTFITMAYIVVVNPQLLAKTGMPIDGVLFATCVAAAAATLVMGLYANYPIALAPGMSLNAYFTYVVCLGMHVPWQTALGVIFISGVFFVILTLVRVREQIVNGIPDCLKYSTAGGIGMFIAFVGLRNAKVVVANSATFVGLGSFSDRETQLACVGLAIMLILMTRKVNGAILIGIFATTLLGIFRGMSAWPSSIFSLPHPSSTWLQLDVRGALHLGLLEIAFVFQFVDLFDNVGTLVGVSEQGGFVKDGKIPRVGRALVSDAVGTIIGSLTGTSTVTSYIESAAGVAAGARTGLSNVFVAGFFLLAVFCSPLAAAIPGYATAPALMLVGALMTESIGRVDWKEFTEAVPAFVTLLATPLTFSIATGLSFGLISYTLVKVAAGKLREVSVVIWILTALFVLRYVYLAAG